One window of Mauremys reevesii isolate NIE-2019 linkage group 4, ASM1616193v1, whole genome shotgun sequence genomic DNA carries:
- the IL10 gene encoding interleukin-10, with translation MKLLTALIFLALIASIKQASCQISEESCTKLVNLLPLRLKDLRIAFDEIKDYFQAKDDELDILLLKEDLLEDFKGYLGCQSVSDMIRFYLDEVLPKAINSSKHTRSMANIGNMLMDLLQTLKRCHRFFTCEKRNQALKQIKETYDKLQEKGIYKAMGEFDIFINYIEEYLMMKMGK, from the exons ATGAAACTTCTCACAGCACTCATTTTCCTAGCCCTGATTGCCAGCATCAAACAGGCCAGCTGCCAGATCTCTGAAGAAAGCTGCACAAAACTCGTCAATCTCCTGCCTCTTCGGCTCAAAGACCTGCGGATTGCATTTGATGAAATTAAAGATTATTTT CAAGCCAAAGATGATGAACTTGACATCTTATTGCTAAAGGAGGATTTACTGGAAGATTTTAAG GGTTATTTGGGCTGCCAGTCAGTGTCAGACATGATCCGATTTTACCTGGATGAAGTCTTACCGAAGGCGATCAACAGCAGCAAACACACCCGGAGCATGGCCAATATTGGCAACATGCTGATGGACCTGCTGCAGACACTGAAGCGCTGT CACAGATTCTTCACTTGCGAGAAGAGGAACCAAGCCTTAAAGCAGATCAAGGAAACCTACGATAAG TTACAAGAGAAAGGAATCTATAAGGCAATGGGAGAATTTGACATCTTCATTAACTACATTGAAGAATACTTGATGATGAAGATGGGAAAGTGA